The DNA segment CCCTTCCCCCAACACCCCAAACAAAGCAGCAAAGAAAAAGAAAAGAAAGGATTTATTTTTAAACAAAGAATAATTATTCTTCACTCAACACTCCCCCAACATTATTTTATTTAAGCATATTGGAGAAAGAGATGGATTGGTAATACATGAAAGTAATAGGTTCATAACTAAAAGTTATTAGATTTATCTAGAATGACACCTTAATATCAAGGTATATTTTAGCATTTATGTATAATAGAAGAAAAAACAGACCAATGAAAGAAGGGAACCTATGAAAAAACTAATACATAGTTCGTTAAAGGTATTACTAGTTTCAGATTTGGAAAAATCTAAGAAATTTTACGCAGATGTCATAGGCTGTGAGGTCACAGATTGGTGGGCTATACGCGATGGTTTTACAGGATTAGGGCTAAAATTACTTCAAGCAAATGGGCCTGAAGATGTCCACCCTAACAGGCCGGCAAAGGGAGACCAACTACCCGTAGCCGATATTTATTGTTATATAGAGGATTGGTCAGCCTTAGATGAACTATATGAGGAGTTTAAAACAAAAGGAGCTAAAGTGGTTATTGAGCCCTGGGTTGACCCTCAAGCAGGACCGTGGAAAGAATTCGCCATCGTTGACCCTGATAACTATTGTCTTGCTTTTGGCGGTACCAACAAATAACATTAATTTTTCATAAGGGGGATGAAATGAAATGATTGCCACACAATACAAGATTACGTTACCAAGTGATTATGATATGAATATTATCAAAGAGAGAGTAAGAAATAACGGTCATAAAACAGACAGATTTGATGATCTAAAATTCAAATTATATTTAGTCACTGAAAAAGGAATCAATAATAATCTACAAAATAGTTATTGCCCTCTATATCTTTGGAAAGGGCACAACGGTCTAAATAAGTTTTTATTTAATGGATTTTATGACAACATATTAAATTCATTTGGATGGCAACGCATAAATGTCGGAATTCCACTTATTGATACCACAACTTCTAAAATCAACGAGACTAAATATCTTTTCCAAATCACACGAGAAATCCAGCCACAAGAAAGGCTAAATAACTTAAAGGATAAAATAGCAGAACAAATTCCGACAATTGATGATACAGAATATATT comes from the Neobacillus sp. PS2-9 genome and includes:
- a CDS encoding VOC family protein yields the protein MKKLIHSSLKVLLVSDLEKSKKFYADVIGCEVTDWWAIRDGFTGLGLKLLQANGPEDVHPNRPAKGDQLPVADIYCYIEDWSALDELYEEFKTKGAKVVIEPWVDPQAGPWKEFAIVDPDNYCLAFGGTNK
- a CDS encoding DUF4865 family protein, with product MIATQYKITLPSDYDMNIIKERVRNNGHKTDRFDDLKFKLYLVTEKGINNNLQNSYCPLYLWKGHNGLNKFLFNGFYDNILNSFGWQRINVGIPLIDTTTSKINETKYLFQITREIQPQERLNNLKDKIAEQIPTIDDTEYILIYNPEKWQYDVFYFTNDLGNLKEMSGVIYTILHISQEKLT